From Salvelinus namaycush isolate Seneca chromosome 27, SaNama_1.0, whole genome shotgun sequence, the proteins below share one genomic window:
- the LOC120022580 gene encoding zinc finger and BTB domain-containing protein 22-like isoform X2, translating to MDQDCIVSGAPAGPVVQVCFPSVRAAVLDSLNRQREEGRLCDLSIQVQGQVFRAHRCVLAASSPYFHDQVLLKNVTTVSLPSVMDPVAFESVLSSAYTGRLSIVRDDIVNYVTVASFLQMWHIVDKCTEILKRPRPPTECNPVDVPAATRHGASSRQQSPSSTDCLYMEREGKEKEKRTYGQVQNALPPLATWRRPHQFPRWGHPRSSPQPALSMPVQHLADSQLDSHPAGESDYSSCEELWMSSHSKASLLSHHDGRGLDHSHTRHGGFPGEALRLRARLRQRAAPPSAEKLHGRDRGSGEGYGEDPQEKKGTERVIEASEGMGEELEEEKREGPELRGHSDFHSSVHQGEEGGQPEGRKSSGELQKKEERQLGRSSALTSPRAGEPDEVIPGTSCSASTPSTQKQWQASPWSQQVARPQAGEEDYRREDDEDDDVGEGDFGRFADGAFGRETYDEIEDGTGQVSQRPLVPTSPDDKDFILGAPELNWPNGANMTHGGGTPTSTSSCHLSPSPAPFPPSSSPPIPSSSSSISLAGAPYTGKVHFCHCGKAYTLKSMRDRHVKMQHLNLRPFACPVCAKSFKMKHHLTKHLKTHGGLRPYECGLCGKKVIWRDSFLRHQARCERLAASYDGAAASSNTTAAAEMDDGYAYGFKEGEVFFSQGGQVKVEQADCQGEAESGMSALLAGGVGAELGSQSRTVVSHSFKEEASNRFS from the exons ATGGATCAGGACTGCATTGTCTCTGGTGCCCCTGCTGGCCCGGTGGTCCAAGTATGCTTCCCCAGTGTGCGTGCAGCAGTTTTGGACAGCCTGAATCGACAGCGGGAGGAGGGCCGGCTCTGTGACCTCTCCATCCAGGTGCAGGGACAGGTGTTCAGGGCCCACCGCTGTGTGCTGGCTGCCTCCTCGCCATACTTTCACGATcag GTATTGCTGAAGAATGTGACGACAGTGTCTCTGCCCTCTGTCATGGACCCTGTGGCCTTTGAGAGTGTCCTGAGTTCAGCCTACACCGGCCGACTGAGCATAGTGCGTGATGACATTGTCAACTATGTAACGGTAGCCAGCTTTCTCCAGATGTGGCATATTGTTGACAAATGCACAGAGATCCTGAAGAGACCTCGACCCCCAACAGAATGCAACCCTGTGGATGTTCCAGCTGCCACACGCCACGGTGCCTCCTCAAGGCAGCAGTCCCCAAGCAGCACCGACTGCCtatacatggagagagaggggaaagagaaggagaagaggacctaCGGCCAGGTGCAGAATGCTCTGCCGCCATTGGCCACGTGGAGGAGGCCCCATCAGTTCCCCAGGTGGGGCCACCCCAGGTCCTCACCCCAGCCAGCCTTgtccatgcctgtccagcaccTAGCTGACTCACAGCTGGACTCCCACCCTGCTGGGGAGAGTGACTACTCCAGCTGTGAGGAGTTGTGGATGTCCAGCCACAGCAAAGCCAGCCTCCTAAGCCATCATGATGGGAGAGGACTGGACCATAGCCACACCAGGCACGGGGGGTTTCCTGGTGAGGCATTGAGACTGAGAGCTAGACTGAGACAGAGGGCAGCACCACCAAGTGCTGAGAAACTGCATGGCAGGGATAGAGGAAGTGGAGAGGGCTATGGGGAAGATCCTCAGGAGAAGAAGGGGACTGAAAGAGTGATTGAAGCAAGTGAAGGAATGGGAGAAGAGttggaagaggagaagagggagggtcCTGAGCTAAGAGGACACTCTG ACTTCCACTCTAGTGTACACCAAGGTGAGGAGGGAGGACAGCCAGAGGGGAGAAAGAGCTCAGGGGAGCTgcagaagaaagaggagagacagttGGGGAGAAGTTCAGCCCTGACTTCTCCCCGTGCTGGGGAACCAGATGAGGTGATTCCTGGAACCTCCTGCTCAGCTTCTACACCCTCTACCCAAAAGCAGTGGCAGGCGAGTCCCTGGTCTCAGCAAGTAGCTAGGCCGCAAGCTGGAGAGGAAGACTACAGAAGAGAAGACGACGAAGACGATGACGTGGGGGAAGGGGACTTTGGCCGATTTGCGGATGGTGCCTTTGGAAGGGAAACCTATGATGAGATTGAGGATGGCACCGGACAAGTTTCTCAGAGACCCTTAGTACCTACCTCTCCTGATGACAAGGACTTTATCCTGGGGGCCCCAGAGTTGAACTGGCCCAATGGGGCAAACATGACCCATGGTGGTGGTACCCCAACATCCACCTCCAGCTGCCACCTGTCCCCATCTCCTGCTCCATtccccccttcctcctcaccccccatcccatcttcctcctcttccatctcCCTTGCCGGGGCCCCTTACACAGGAAAAGTGCACTTCTGCCACTGTGGGAAGGCCTACACCCTGAAGAGTATGCGTGACCGCCACGTCAAGATGCAGCATCTCAACCTGCGGCCCTTCGCCTGCCCCGTGTGCGCCAAGAGCTTCAAGATGAAGCACCACCTGACCAAGCACCTGAAGACCCACGGCGGGCTGCGGCCCTACGAGTGTGGCCTGTGTGGGAAGAAGGTCATCTGGAGGGATAGTTTCCTGCGCCACCAGGCACGCTGTGAGAGACTGGCCGCCAGCTATGATGGAGCCGCTGCCAGTAGTAACACCACAGCGGCTGCTGAAATGGACGATGGTTATGCCTATGGGTTCAAGGAGGGGGAGGTATTTTTTTCACAGGGCGGTCAGGTGAAAGTGGAGCAGGCAGACTGTCAGGGGGAGGCGGAGTCTGGGATGAGTGCGTTGTTAGCGGGTGGGGTTGGGGCTGAATTAGGCTCTCAGTCAAGAACTGTGGTTAGTCACAGCTTTAAGGAGGAAGCCAGCAACAGGTTTAGCTGA
- the LOC120022580 gene encoding zinc finger and BTB domain-containing protein 22-like isoform X1: MDQDCIVSGAPAGPVVQVCFPSVRAAVLDSLNRQREEGRLCDLSIQVQGQVFRAHRCVLAASSPYFHDQVLLKNVTTVSLPSVMDPVAFESVLSSAYTGRLSIVRDDIVNYVTVASFLQMWHIVDKCTEILKRPRPPTECNPVDVPAATRHGASSRQQSPSSTDCLYMEREGKEKEKRTYGQVQNALPPLATWRRPHQFPRWGHPRSSPQPALSMPVQHLADSQLDSHPAGESDYSSCEELWMSSHSKASLLSHHDGRGLDHSHTRHGGFPGEALRLRARLRQRAAPPSAEKLHGRDRGSGEGYGEDPQEKKGTERVIEASEGMGEELEEEKREGPELRGHSVDFHSSVHQGEEGGQPEGRKSSGELQKKEERQLGRSSALTSPRAGEPDEVIPGTSCSASTPSTQKQWQASPWSQQVARPQAGEEDYRREDDEDDDVGEGDFGRFADGAFGRETYDEIEDGTGQVSQRPLVPTSPDDKDFILGAPELNWPNGANMTHGGGTPTSTSSCHLSPSPAPFPPSSSPPIPSSSSSISLAGAPYTGKVHFCHCGKAYTLKSMRDRHVKMQHLNLRPFACPVCAKSFKMKHHLTKHLKTHGGLRPYECGLCGKKVIWRDSFLRHQARCERLAASYDGAAASSNTTAAAEMDDGYAYGFKEGEVFFSQGGQVKVEQADCQGEAESGMSALLAGGVGAELGSQSRTVVSHSFKEEASNRFS; encoded by the exons ATGGATCAGGACTGCATTGTCTCTGGTGCCCCTGCTGGCCCGGTGGTCCAAGTATGCTTCCCCAGTGTGCGTGCAGCAGTTTTGGACAGCCTGAATCGACAGCGGGAGGAGGGCCGGCTCTGTGACCTCTCCATCCAGGTGCAGGGACAGGTGTTCAGGGCCCACCGCTGTGTGCTGGCTGCCTCCTCGCCATACTTTCACGATcag GTATTGCTGAAGAATGTGACGACAGTGTCTCTGCCCTCTGTCATGGACCCTGTGGCCTTTGAGAGTGTCCTGAGTTCAGCCTACACCGGCCGACTGAGCATAGTGCGTGATGACATTGTCAACTATGTAACGGTAGCCAGCTTTCTCCAGATGTGGCATATTGTTGACAAATGCACAGAGATCCTGAAGAGACCTCGACCCCCAACAGAATGCAACCCTGTGGATGTTCCAGCTGCCACACGCCACGGTGCCTCCTCAAGGCAGCAGTCCCCAAGCAGCACCGACTGCCtatacatggagagagaggggaaagagaaggagaagaggacctaCGGCCAGGTGCAGAATGCTCTGCCGCCATTGGCCACGTGGAGGAGGCCCCATCAGTTCCCCAGGTGGGGCCACCCCAGGTCCTCACCCCAGCCAGCCTTgtccatgcctgtccagcaccTAGCTGACTCACAGCTGGACTCCCACCCTGCTGGGGAGAGTGACTACTCCAGCTGTGAGGAGTTGTGGATGTCCAGCCACAGCAAAGCCAGCCTCCTAAGCCATCATGATGGGAGAGGACTGGACCATAGCCACACCAGGCACGGGGGGTTTCCTGGTGAGGCATTGAGACTGAGAGCTAGACTGAGACAGAGGGCAGCACCACCAAGTGCTGAGAAACTGCATGGCAGGGATAGAGGAAGTGGAGAGGGCTATGGGGAAGATCCTCAGGAGAAGAAGGGGACTGAAAGAGTGATTGAAGCAAGTGAAGGAATGGGAGAAGAGttggaagaggagaagagggagggtcCTGAGCTAAGAGGACACTCTG TAGACTTCCACTCTAGTGTACACCAAGGTGAGGAGGGAGGACAGCCAGAGGGGAGAAAGAGCTCAGGGGAGCTgcagaagaaagaggagagacagttGGGGAGAAGTTCAGCCCTGACTTCTCCCCGTGCTGGGGAACCAGATGAGGTGATTCCTGGAACCTCCTGCTCAGCTTCTACACCCTCTACCCAAAAGCAGTGGCAGGCGAGTCCCTGGTCTCAGCAAGTAGCTAGGCCGCAAGCTGGAGAGGAAGACTACAGAAGAGAAGACGACGAAGACGATGACGTGGGGGAAGGGGACTTTGGCCGATTTGCGGATGGTGCCTTTGGAAGGGAAACCTATGATGAGATTGAGGATGGCACCGGACAAGTTTCTCAGAGACCCTTAGTACCTACCTCTCCTGATGACAAGGACTTTATCCTGGGGGCCCCAGAGTTGAACTGGCCCAATGGGGCAAACATGACCCATGGTGGTGGTACCCCAACATCCACCTCCAGCTGCCACCTGTCCCCATCTCCTGCTCCATtccccccttcctcctcaccccccatcccatcttcctcctcttccatctcCCTTGCCGGGGCCCCTTACACAGGAAAAGTGCACTTCTGCCACTGTGGGAAGGCCTACACCCTGAAGAGTATGCGTGACCGCCACGTCAAGATGCAGCATCTCAACCTGCGGCCCTTCGCCTGCCCCGTGTGCGCCAAGAGCTTCAAGATGAAGCACCACCTGACCAAGCACCTGAAGACCCACGGCGGGCTGCGGCCCTACGAGTGTGGCCTGTGTGGGAAGAAGGTCATCTGGAGGGATAGTTTCCTGCGCCACCAGGCACGCTGTGAGAGACTGGCCGCCAGCTATGATGGAGCCGCTGCCAGTAGTAACACCACAGCGGCTGCTGAAATGGACGATGGTTATGCCTATGGGTTCAAGGAGGGGGAGGTATTTTTTTCACAGGGCGGTCAGGTGAAAGTGGAGCAGGCAGACTGTCAGGGGGAGGCGGAGTCTGGGATGAGTGCGTTGTTAGCGGGTGGGGTTGGGGCTGAATTAGGCTCTCAGTCAAGAACTGTGGTTAGTCACAGCTTTAAGGAGGAAGCCAGCAACAGGTTTAGCTGA